In a single window of the Olivibacter sp. SDN3 genome:
- a CDS encoding exo-alpha-sialidase, whose protein sequence is MRLGKIYFLVIALSGLFTHTLHAQNQIWREGIIVDEFLYEQATFPSCHSATIVETPTGLVAAFFGGTKERHPDVEIYVCRQVNGKWTAPVSAAHGIQPNGDRLPTWNPVLYQIPDGDLLLFYKIGPKPAEWWGMLRRSSDGGRTWSEAASLPRGYIGPVKNKPVLLDNGTLLSPSSTEGNGWKLHFEATTDFGKNWYKIGPLKTKDSIDAIQPSILNHGKGKLQLLARSRNRALVQAWSADNGETWSAIEPTDLPNNNSGTDAVTLKDGRQVLVYNHVLPPGDLAKGPRTPLNVSVSRDGKNWYAAVILEDSPISQYSYPAVIQTQDGLLHFIYTWRREKIKHVVVDPTKLKLRKIKRGKWPTLKGYTAPTATNYKKEED, encoded by the coding sequence ATGAGACTCGGCAAAATTTACTTTTTGGTTATAGCGCTATCTGGTCTGTTCACACACACCTTGCATGCGCAAAACCAGATTTGGCGTGAAGGAATAATAGTAGACGAATTTTTGTACGAGCAGGCTACATTTCCATCGTGCCATTCGGCAACCATTGTTGAAACACCTACAGGTTTAGTGGCAGCCTTTTTTGGGGGAACGAAAGAACGGCATCCTGACGTGGAGATCTATGTATGTAGACAGGTGAACGGAAAATGGACGGCACCCGTTTCAGCTGCCCATGGAATACAACCGAATGGCGATCGTTTGCCTACCTGGAACCCTGTTCTCTACCAAATACCTGACGGTGACCTATTGCTATTCTATAAAATAGGTCCGAAACCTGCTGAGTGGTGGGGAATGCTTAGGCGTTCGAGCGACGGGGGGCGTACATGGTCGGAAGCAGCAAGTTTACCACGTGGATATATCGGGCCGGTAAAGAATAAGCCTGTTTTATTGGATAACGGTACACTATTAAGTCCGAGTAGTACGGAAGGCAATGGTTGGAAGCTTCATTTCGAAGCTACAACCGATTTTGGTAAAAATTGGTATAAGATAGGACCGCTGAAAACCAAAGATAGTATAGATGCTATTCAACCCAGTATCCTTAACCATGGAAAAGGTAAGTTGCAATTGTTGGCCCGTAGTAGAAATAGAGCTTTGGTGCAAGCTTGGTCAGCAGATAACGGCGAAACATGGTCGGCCATTGAGCCAACAGATCTGCCAAACAATAATTCGGGTACGGATGCCGTGACATTAAAAGACGGGCGTCAGGTACTGGTCTATAACCATGTTTTACCTCCGGGAGACTTGGCGAAAGGGCCACGAACACCTCTTAATGTATCGGTTTCAAGGGATGGGAAAAACTGGTACGCAGCCGTAATTTTGGAAGACTCGCCCATAAGTCAGTATTCCTATCCAGCAGTGATTCAAACACAAGATGGGCTGCTGCATTTCATTTACACGTGGCGAAGGGAGAAAATAAAACATGTGGTAGTGGATCCGACCAAGCTGAAACTTCGAAAAATAAAAAGGGGTAAATGGCCTACTTTGAAAGGCTATACCGCACCAACGGCAACCAACTATAAAAAGGAGGAAGATTAA
- a CDS encoding DUF4974 domain-containing protein, with protein sequence MNVIRILIALSAIVGNISLLFAQRSDNQYKMPLLTVLKQIENKYDVQIKYDEKQVQDRWLNYALWRFRPSIEETLQQVLSPLDLRAFQEEEGIYRLREYEYYRWPVKEGWEKLDQIAAQYDDKVSWELRKDSLRTELWKALALYPLPSAPASRPIVTPIRKMNGYTVQNVAIELLPGVYVNGSLYRPEKFKGKIPIVLSPDGHWQGHRFRKDAQVRCAMTARMGAIAFSYDLFGWGESGLQFKYEDHRKSLAQTIQVLGAVRILDYLLALKEADTTRVGICGGSGGGSHSVLMTALDSRIKLSIPVVSLSSYFYGGCPCESGMPIHLCAGGTNNVELAAMAAPNPQLVISDGSDWTAHMPEHDFPYLQQIYSYYGKQGSIENVHLPQEGHDFGFSKRKPVYDFLCKHFSLDEQLVKDAQGNYDESKCVIEEESALYVFGENGEQLPENVLRGYNNLEKLFQ encoded by the coding sequence ATGAATGTAATACGAATATTAATAGCACTATCGGCAATTGTAGGAAATATATCATTACTGTTTGCGCAGCGTAGTGATAATCAGTACAAAATGCCTTTACTAACGGTTCTGAAGCAGATCGAGAACAAGTATGACGTTCAAATCAAATACGATGAGAAGCAAGTTCAAGATCGTTGGTTGAACTATGCGCTTTGGCGTTTCAGGCCGAGTATAGAAGAAACCCTCCAACAGGTGTTGTCGCCCTTAGATTTAAGGGCGTTTCAAGAAGAAGAAGGCATTTATCGGTTGAGGGAATACGAATATTACCGTTGGCCGGTAAAAGAAGGTTGGGAAAAATTAGATCAAATAGCAGCACAATATGACGATAAGGTGAGTTGGGAATTAAGAAAAGACTCTTTGCGAACCGAGCTTTGGAAAGCTTTAGCACTATATCCGTTACCTTCTGCACCTGCTTCTAGACCTATCGTGACACCGATTAGAAAAATGAATGGCTATACCGTACAAAATGTAGCGATCGAACTATTGCCGGGAGTATATGTAAATGGTTCACTCTATAGACCGGAAAAGTTCAAGGGGAAAATTCCAATTGTATTGAGTCCTGATGGGCATTGGCAAGGGCATCGTTTTAGAAAAGATGCCCAGGTGCGCTGTGCGATGACCGCTCGTATGGGCGCCATAGCCTTTAGTTATGATTTATTTGGTTGGGGGGAGTCTGGCTTGCAGTTTAAGTACGAAGATCATCGGAAAAGTCTTGCGCAAACTATTCAGGTTTTAGGTGCAGTGCGTATTTTAGATTACTTGCTCGCGTTAAAAGAAGCAGACACTACCCGTGTGGGGATTTGCGGTGGATCTGGCGGTGGTAGTCATAGTGTACTGATGACAGCCCTAGATTCACGTATTAAGTTGAGTATCCCCGTGGTATCACTTTCTTCCTATTTTTATGGAGGCTGTCCTTGTGAAAGCGGCATGCCAATTCATCTATGTGCCGGCGGTACTAATAATGTCGAACTGGCAGCAATGGCTGCGCCTAATCCACAGTTAGTAATCTCAGATGGCAGTGACTGGACCGCCCATATGCCGGAGCATGATTTTCCATATTTGCAGCAGATCTATAGCTATTACGGGAAACAGGGTTCGATAGAAAACGTGCATTTACCGCAAGAAGGACATGATTTTGGTTTTTCCAAACGTAAACCTGTGTATGATTTCTTGTGTAAACATTTTAGTTTAGATGAGCAATTGGTAAAAGACGCACAAGGTAATTACGATGAAAGCAAATGTGTGATAGAAGAAGAATCAGCACTTTATGTTTTTGGTGAAAATGGTGAGCAGTTACCTGAAAATGTCTTAAGAGGATATAACAATTTGGAAAAATTGTTTCAATAG
- a CDS encoding sugar phosphate isomerase/epimerase, giving the protein MNRRKFISKTAYLGVGTAITPILAWGRKTPKYKIALIDLMLLKRQKVSALDLTEELGADGVEVDMGGLGNRETFDSKLAHGSVRKAYLEKAKTLNIELCSLAMTGFYAQSLATRPTYKRMVQDCIDTMVAMKIKIAFLPLGVQGDLIQYPELRPQLVKRLKVIGEMAKKAEVTIGLETALDATEEKEFLKEVGSAHIKSYFNFSNALKNGRDLCQELRILGKEHICQIHCTDDDGVLLKYNTRLDMQKVKETLDALGWSGWLVIERSRDAKNPGDVKGNFGNNTRYMKKIFQA; this is encoded by the coding sequence ATGAACAGAAGAAAATTTATTTCAAAGACCGCTTATTTGGGAGTAGGGACTGCGATAACACCTATTCTTGCATGGGGGCGTAAGACTCCAAAGTATAAAATTGCATTAATAGATTTAATGCTCTTGAAGCGTCAAAAAGTAAGTGCCTTGGATCTTACTGAAGAACTTGGTGCAGATGGGGTTGAAGTCGATATGGGGGGCTTGGGCAATCGGGAAACCTTTGATAGTAAACTGGCACACGGATCTGTACGTAAGGCGTATCTTGAAAAAGCAAAAACGTTGAATATAGAACTCTGCTCGTTAGCAATGACAGGTTTTTATGCGCAGTCATTGGCTACCCGGCCAACTTATAAAAGAATGGTGCAGGATTGTATTGATACCATGGTAGCCATGAAAATAAAAATCGCCTTTTTACCATTAGGCGTACAAGGTGATTTGATACAATACCCTGAACTAAGACCGCAATTGGTGAAGCGTTTGAAGGTTATTGGTGAAATGGCTAAGAAAGCTGAAGTGACAATCGGTCTTGAGACGGCATTGGATGCTACGGAAGAAAAGGAGTTTCTAAAGGAGGTTGGTTCAGCGCATATCAAAAGTTATTTCAATTTCTCCAATGCCCTCAAAAATGGTCGCGATTTATGTCAAGAGCTGCGTATCCTGGGTAAGGAACATATTTGTCAGATACATTGTACAGACGATGATGGTGTTTTGTTGAAATATAATACACGACTAGATATGCAAAAAGTAAAAGAAACTCTCGATGCGTTGGGATGGAGTGGATGGCTCGTGATCGAGCGCTCGCGCGATGCCAAAAATCCGGGTGACGTGAAGGGGAACTTTGGGAATAATACGCGTTATATGAAAAAGATCTTCCAAGCATGA
- a CDS encoding glycoside hydrolase family 28 protein, protein MIDLSTLFVRCFFCMLMMINACQSKRVEEMEWLADIPTANDVGASALPDTIAPISAPFSTVTFHKPDFPDRSVRITDKGATEEQVVTGIIQSLINEVAEQGGGRVVIPKGKWKTGRINLKSNVNLHVESGAELHFSGEIADYLPAVFTRNEGVELMSLGACIYANGQKNIAITGEGKLLGPAEGSLRRQIMTHDVIENVVPLDKPVGQRVYEGADEGFIFPPMLISPINCEAVYIEGVSLARTAFWNIVPIYCDNVIIRGVTIHSVGIPRGDGIDVESSKNVLIEYCTLITGDDCLAMKAGRGTDGLRVNRPTENVVVRYCLAEKGHGGITIGSETAGVIKNLYVHDCVFNNEGNGIRFKTRRPRGGGGEKLYYERIRMRLEQTALRWDMLGSAVHVGAAADRTIPIEAGDLTPYFRDIYIKDIVVEQASQFVRVDGIPEAPLSHVEIQRARVNSDQLFRVADAENVCVENAWLKSPDTAIHLLNAQDIRIRKVKFEIPTNQIAIDAPKQDQAISLKDISYVPY, encoded by the coding sequence ATGATAGACCTATCCACGTTATTTGTTCGGTGTTTTTTTTGTATGCTCATGATGATTAATGCCTGTCAAAGTAAGCGGGTAGAAGAGATGGAATGGTTGGCGGATATACCCACGGCAAATGATGTCGGAGCAAGTGCGTTACCAGATACCATCGCACCGATATCCGCACCTTTTTCCACTGTTACATTTCACAAACCAGATTTTCCTGACCGTTCTGTGCGGATTACAGATAAAGGGGCGACGGAAGAGCAGGTAGTCACTGGTATTATCCAGTCACTTATTAATGAGGTCGCTGAACAGGGCGGCGGTCGGGTGGTTATTCCCAAAGGAAAATGGAAAACGGGACGGATTAATTTGAAAAGTAATGTGAACCTACATGTTGAGTCGGGAGCTGAACTTCACTTCAGTGGCGAAATAGCGGATTATCTACCGGCTGTATTTACGCGTAACGAAGGAGTTGAACTCATGTCACTGGGTGCCTGTATCTACGCTAACGGCCAAAAAAATATAGCGATTACGGGTGAAGGAAAATTGCTCGGTCCGGCAGAAGGTTCGTTACGTAGGCAGATCATGACACATGACGTCATTGAAAATGTAGTTCCTTTGGATAAACCCGTTGGGCAGCGGGTTTATGAAGGGGCAGACGAAGGCTTTATTTTTCCTCCCATGCTCATCTCACCGATCAACTGCGAAGCGGTATATATAGAAGGGGTAAGTTTAGCGCGAACGGCCTTTTGGAATATCGTGCCGATTTATTGCGACAACGTAATTATTCGCGGGGTAACGATCCATTCCGTTGGAATTCCGAGAGGAGATGGTATCGACGTGGAATCGTCCAAAAATGTGTTAATAGAATATTGTACATTAATTACCGGCGACGATTGTCTGGCTATGAAAGCAGGTCGGGGGACGGATGGTTTGCGGGTGAACAGACCTACAGAAAATGTGGTGGTGCGTTATTGCCTAGCAGAGAAAGGACATGGCGGCATAACCATAGGTAGTGAAACTGCCGGAGTGATAAAAAATCTGTATGTGCATGATTGTGTGTTTAACAACGAAGGAAATGGGATCCGTTTTAAAACAAGAAGACCCCGTGGAGGTGGCGGAGAGAAATTATACTACGAGCGTATTCGCATGCGCTTGGAGCAGACCGCTTTACGCTGGGATATGTTGGGTAGTGCAGTTCATGTGGGAGCGGCTGCAGACCGCACCATACCGATTGAAGCAGGCGATCTAACACCTTATTTTAGAGATATTTATATAAAAGATATCGTGGTTGAACAAGCGTCGCAATTTGTACGTGTCGACGGTATACCGGAAGCTCCGTTAAGCCATGTGGAAATACAAAGAGCCCGTGTAAATAGTGATCAGTTATTTCGGGTTGCTGATGCGGAGAATGTTTGTGTTGAAAATGCCTGGCTGAAAAGTCCAGATACTGCTATACATCTCTTAAATGCCCAAGATATTCGCATTCGAAAAGTGAAATTTGAAATTCCAACTAATCAGATTGCCATTGATGCACCAAAGCAAGATCAAGCAATTTCTTTGAAGGATATTAGCTACGTCCCATATTAG